The following proteins come from a genomic window of Mariniflexile sp. TRM1-10:
- a CDS encoding cold-shock protein: protein MAKSQVTFNKIEKEKKRLKKREDKQKKKEARKAEAKDNPQGIQFAYVDYNGNLTDTPPDPNLKVKVDAESIELGIPKKEDRGEEEPTGKEGKVSFFDTSKGFGFILDSINQEKYFVHVSGLLEPIKENDRVSYELERGQKGMNAVRVKKI, encoded by the coding sequence ATGGCAAAATCACAAGTAACTTTTAATAAGATTGAAAAAGAAAAGAAGCGCTTAAAAAAACGAGAAGATAAGCAAAAGAAAAAAGAGGCTCGTAAAGCAGAGGCAAAAGATAACCCACAAGGTATTCAGTTTGCTTATGTAGATTATAATGGTAATTTAACCGATACACCACCAGACCCTAATTTAAAGGTTAAGGTAGATGCTGAAAGTATTGAACTGGGGATTCCAAAGAAAGAGGATAGAGGCGAAGAGGAACCAACAGGAAAAGAAGGTAAAGTGTCATTTTTTGATACCTCAAAAGGCTTCGGATTTATTCTTGACAGTATCAATCAAGAGAAATATTTCGTGCACGTAAGTGGTCTATTGGAACCTATTAAGGAAAACGATCGGGTATCTTACGAACTGGAACGCGGACAAAAAGGCATGAATGCGGTTCGGGTAAAAAAGATTTAA
- a CDS encoding DMT family transporter — MDAKQAIKFMILSTMAFACMNVIVKYLDNVNTYQIVFFRSLGSLFFTFGYLIKNKIPFIGNKNKLLILRSLVGATSMIFFFMSVKYLSVGTAVSLRYTAPIFAAIFAIFILKEQVKPVQWVFFIVSFIGVLVLKGLDSQIDTFGLLLVLIAAILSGLVYIMINQIGQSEHPVVVVNYFMFTAMVLGAVLSIGNWVTPTGVEWPLLLSLGVFGYFGQIYMTKAFQTASTTIIAPLKYVEVIFSLLLGVALFNEIYTFWSLFGMVLIISGLVLNVWYKGRLKQ; from the coding sequence ATGGACGCTAAGCAGGCTATAAAATTCATGATTTTAAGTACCATGGCGTTTGCGTGTATGAATGTTATCGTGAAGTACCTCGATAACGTGAACACCTACCAAATCGTGTTTTTCAGATCGTTAGGCTCGCTTTTTTTTACTTTCGGATACCTTATAAAAAACAAAATCCCTTTTATTGGCAATAAGAATAAACTTTTAATATTAAGATCGTTAGTAGGTGCCACTTCTATGATATTCTTCTTCATGTCCGTGAAGTATTTATCGGTTGGTACCGCTGTGTCATTACGCTATACAGCGCCTATTTTCGCTGCCATTTTTGCCATTTTTATTCTTAAGGAACAAGTCAAACCCGTTCAATGGGTGTTTTTTATTGTATCCTTTATTGGGGTTTTGGTTTTAAAAGGGCTCGATAGTCAGATCGACACGTTTGGTTTATTACTGGTTTTAATTGCAGCCATACTGAGTGGTTTGGTTTATATCATGATTAACCAAATAGGGCAGAGCGAACATCCCGTGGTGGTGGTTAATTATTTTATGTTTACCGCCATGGTTTTGGGTGCCGTGCTTTCCATAGGGAATTGGGTCACACCAACCGGCGTGGAATGGCCTTTGCTGCTTAGCCTTGGGGTCTTTGGTTATTTTGGACAGATCTATATGACGAAAGCCTTCCAAACGGCATCAACGACTATTATTGCACCTTTAAAATACGTAGAAGTTATTTTTTCATTATTGCTAGGTGTCGCTTTATTTAATGAAATCTATACTTTTTGGAGCTTGTTTGGTATGGTTTTAATTATAAGTGGCTTGGTTTTAAATGTGTGGTATAAAGGCCGATTAAAGCAGTGA
- a CDS encoding DMT family transporter produces the protein MSVPRKTILIVLAFFAIYVIWGSTYLLNKIVVTEVAPLYLASIRFTTASILIFSIAKAMKLQLAISKRQFLNNVFAGFLFLVYGNGVFVWALKYVDSGFGALEASIQPLMVLVMMRMVDGKKIQRKSIIGITLGIIGMYLLVSQDQIVFQEHSLIGIIMIFTCVISWSWGSLFVARAELAPNYFVNTAYQMLSSGILLSLISLSLGEVWLSPVHWSPSAQVSMALLIIFGSVIAFTAFNYLLKEVSTEKVSTSAYVNPVIALILGWYVLDEHITGQSIVAAIILLTGVYFINSKRIIRPRLYGR, from the coding sequence ATGAGTGTACCTCGTAAAACTATACTCATTGTATTGGCTTTTTTTGCCATTTATGTTATTTGGGGTTCTACCTATTTGCTTAATAAAATTGTGGTTACGGAAGTAGCACCATTATATTTGGCGTCCATTCGTTTTACTACAGCATCCATTCTCATATTCAGCATTGCCAAAGCCATGAAGCTTCAATTGGCCATTAGCAAGCGGCAATTTTTAAACAATGTCTTTGCGGGGTTTTTATTCCTTGTGTATGGCAATGGGGTATTCGTATGGGCTCTTAAATATGTGGATAGCGGTTTTGGAGCCTTGGAAGCCTCCATTCAGCCATTGATGGTTTTAGTGATGATGCGTATGGTCGATGGGAAGAAAATCCAAAGAAAGTCCATAATAGGTATTACACTGGGTATTATAGGCATGTACTTGTTGGTGAGCCAAGACCAAATCGTCTTTCAAGAGCATAGTTTAATAGGGATCATCATGATATTTACTTGTGTGATTAGTTGGAGTTGGGGCAGCTTGTTTGTAGCCAGAGCTGAATTAGCGCCCAATTACTTTGTAAACACGGCTTACCAAATGCTAAGTTCTGGCATACTGCTTTCCTTAATTAGTTTGTCACTTGGCGAAGTGTGGTTGTCTCCTGTACATTGGAGCCCTTCTGCACAAGTGTCTATGGCGCTTCTTATCATCTTTGGAAGTGTCATCGCGTTTACCGCTTTTAATTACTTGCTTAAAGAAGTCTCTACCGAAAAAGTCTCTACATCGGCATATGTAAATCCCGTCATCGCTCTAATTTTAGGTTGGTATGTGTTGGACGAGCATATTACGGGGCAATCTATAGTGGCTGCTATTATTTTACTAACAGGTGTGTATTTTATAAACTCAAAACGTATCATCAGACCGCGGTTATATGGACGCTAA